From the genome of Nicotiana sylvestris chromosome 2, ASM39365v2, whole genome shotgun sequence, one region includes:
- the LOC138885867 gene encoding uncharacterized protein, with product MAPKLEDPGAFTIPCTIGCAEFAKALCDRGASINLMCYLVFKNLGIGQPRPTSMRLQMVDRTMKRQFGVIEDVLVRVDKFILPANFVILDCEVDYEVPIILGRPFLATGKALVDVEAEELTFRVGDEKVVYFTLAVLQNKKKAIGWTFADIRGISPVFCMHKINLEEDAKPSI from the exons ATGGCTCCTAAATtggaagatcccggtgctttcacaaTCCCTTGTACCATTGGATGTGCTGagtttgctaaagctctttgtgatcgtggggcaagtatcaacttgatgtgCTATTTGGTTTTCAAGaatttgggaattgggcaaccaagacccacatctatgagattacaaatggtcGATCGTACCATGAAGAGACAATTTGGAGTGATTGAGGATGTAttggttcgtgttgataaattcattcttccggcaaattttgttattcttgattgtgaggttgattatgaagtgccgattattcttggtagacctttccttgctacggggaaagCTCTAGTTGATGTTGAAGCCGAAGAACTTACTTTCcgggttggtgatgaaaaagtg GTATATTTTACATTGGCGGTGCTACAAAATAAGAAGAAGGCTATTGGATGGACATTTgcggatattcgggggataagccctgttttttgcatgcacaagattaactTGGAAGAAGATGCCAAACCATCTATataa